A genomic region of Marinihelvus fidelis contains the following coding sequences:
- a CDS encoding helix-turn-helix domain-containing protein — MSDLKAYISERRVRDSAFDEGYDDGYKAFKIGALLKLAREQSGLSQAELAKRLNTKKSAISRIENHAEDIRLSTLEKFASALGRSLEVTLR, encoded by the coding sequence ATGAGTGACCTGAAAGCCTATATTTCCGAACGGAGAGTCAGGGACAGTGCGTTCGACGAAGGCTACGACGACGGATACAAGGCCTTTAAGATCGGAGCGCTGCTGAAACTCGCAAGAGAACAGTCCGGCCTGAGCCAGGCTGAATTGGCCAAACGCCTGAACACCAAAAAATCAGCGATATCGCGGATCGAAAATCACGCGGAAGACATCCGGTTGTCTACCCTCGAGAAATTCGCATCCGCACTTGGCCGGTCTCTGGAAGTGACGCTTCGCTAA
- a CDS encoding type II toxin-antitoxin system RelE/ParE family toxin — translation MRQVVFYRTGSGRCPVTEFLDALDPRSAQKVSWVLQLVEELDEVPVQYFKKLTGSDGIWEVRARSGGNTYRVLGFLDGDRLVVLNHAFHKKTRKTPQSDIRKAEHRKRDYLARKNS, via the coding sequence ATGAGACAGGTTGTCTTCTATCGAACGGGGTCTGGTCGCTGTCCCGTCACTGAGTTTCTGGATGCACTCGACCCAAGGTCGGCACAGAAGGTCAGCTGGGTGCTTCAACTGGTAGAGGAACTGGATGAAGTTCCAGTCCAGTACTTTAAGAAGCTGACCGGTTCAGATGGCATCTGGGAGGTTCGTGCGCGATCAGGCGGTAACACGTATCGCGTTCTCGGCTTTCTGGACGGAGACAGGCTGGTGGTTCTGAATCACGCCTTTCATAAGAAGACACGGAAGACCCCGCAGAGCGATATCAGGAAAGCCGAACACCGGAAGCGCGACTATCTCGCGAGGAAGAACTCATGA
- a CDS encoding TlpA disulfide reductase family protein produces MIRIIALLLTFLAVAGQVWADDIETVRSWAHYRELMIEEGDSEADADAQVERLLASLGSMDRSAGDDRIGVPAPSFEFDGWLNSEPLTLEDLRGQVVLVRWWTETCPFCASSTPALLAINDEYSPRGLTVVGVYHPKADRDAALNIERVERAVAARGLDFPIAIDWDWRNGTLADWWLTGPDRPATSVTFLLDKSGVIQYVHPGMEYHEEPIALGGPKGHMMCANDMVGIRAAIERLLAKQ; encoded by the coding sequence ATGATCCGAATAATCGCTTTACTTCTCACGTTCCTGGCTGTTGCCGGCCAGGTCTGGGCTGACGACATCGAAACGGTCAGGTCATGGGCGCATTACCGCGAGTTGATGATCGAGGAAGGCGATTCGGAAGCCGACGCCGACGCGCAGGTAGAACGGCTGCTCGCCAGCCTGGGGTCGATGGACCGCTCGGCCGGTGACGACCGCATCGGCGTTCCCGCGCCGTCATTCGAATTCGACGGCTGGCTGAACTCGGAGCCGCTGACGCTCGAGGACCTGCGCGGCCAGGTCGTGCTGGTCCGCTGGTGGACCGAGACCTGCCCGTTCTGCGCCAGCAGCACACCCGCTTTGCTCGCGATTAACGACGAGTATTCGCCAAGGGGCCTGACCGTCGTCGGTGTCTACCACCCCAAGGCCGACCGCGACGCCGCACTCAATATCGAACGCGTCGAACGTGCCGTCGCCGCCCGCGGGCTGGATTTTCCCATCGCCATCGACTGGGACTGGCGCAACGGCACCCTGGCCGACTGGTGGCTCACCGGCCCCGACCGCCCGGCGACTTCGGTCACGTTCCTGCTGGATAAGTCCGGCGTCATCCAGTACGTCCACCCCGGCATGGAATACCACGAAGAGCCCATCGCCCTTGGCGGCCCCAAAGGTCACATGATGTGCGCCAACGACATGGTCGGCATTCGCGCCGCTATCGAGCGACTGCTCGCCAAGCAGTAG
- a CDS encoding DNA recombination protein RmuC, translating to MSELIDTLHAASLMLGLVGGLLVAALGVAWAWRAGSRNAESRMEPELQSVRETVAARDAELEKTALKLSERDAELKDTTIALEAARREAAIAETRREEQQRSFEAQIAKLEAAEKRLEETFERTAGKVFEERSKRFTELSNEQLGTLLKPLTQDLGNFRKVVDDTSKEGIRLHAEMREKLKSLEKLNLTLHEDAENLTRALTRDVKAQGNWGEQQLERLLELAGLTKGQDYYTQVSVKGKDGQRLQPDFVLQLPGATSIVLDSKVSLTAWTEYQSALDDEGRAECLARHVQSLRTHIDGLYGKNYPQAEELNSLPFVLMFIPIESALIAALQSDPSLAEYALKRNVSLLSPANFLSTARTVASVWQIHKQDTNAKKIAERGGYLVDKFTGFVDNLQGIGQRLDQAQDLYGKAIRQLSEGPGNLVAQARLLSDLGAKHSKQLDERLTARALETDPEAAHLHLLELADENPESIEAPPVEDDETED from the coding sequence GTGAGTGAACTGATCGACACGCTGCACGCGGCCAGCCTGATGCTGGGCCTGGTCGGCGGCCTGCTGGTGGCTGCGCTGGGCGTGGCCTGGGCCTGGCGCGCCGGGTCACGGAATGCCGAATCGAGAATGGAACCGGAACTCCAGTCAGTGCGTGAAACCGTCGCCGCGCGCGATGCCGAACTGGAAAAGACGGCCCTGAAGTTGAGCGAACGGGACGCCGAACTGAAGGACACCACGATCGCATTGGAAGCCGCACGCCGCGAGGCCGCCATCGCCGAGACCCGGCGCGAGGAGCAGCAGCGCAGTTTCGAGGCCCAGATCGCCAAGCTCGAAGCGGCGGAAAAACGGCTGGAGGAAACCTTCGAGCGCACGGCGGGCAAGGTCTTCGAGGAGCGCTCCAAGCGCTTCACCGAGCTCAGCAACGAGCAGCTCGGCACCTTGCTGAAGCCGTTGACCCAGGACCTGGGCAACTTCCGCAAGGTGGTCGACGACACCAGCAAGGAAGGCATCCGCCTGCACGCCGAGATGCGCGAGAAGCTCAAATCGCTGGAAAAACTGAACCTGACCCTGCACGAAGACGCCGAGAACCTGACCCGCGCGCTGACCCGGGATGTGAAAGCGCAGGGCAACTGGGGCGAGCAGCAGCTGGAACGCCTGCTGGAACTGGCCGGCCTGACCAAGGGCCAGGACTATTACACGCAGGTCTCGGTGAAGGGCAAGGACGGCCAGCGCCTGCAGCCGGACTTCGTGCTGCAGCTGCCGGGCGCCACCAGCATCGTGCTCGATTCCAAGGTCTCGCTGACGGCCTGGACCGAGTACCAGTCGGCCCTGGACGACGAGGGTCGCGCCGAGTGCCTGGCCCGCCACGTGCAGTCGCTGCGCACGCATATCGACGGCCTTTACGGCAAGAATTACCCGCAGGCCGAGGAACTGAACTCGCTGCCCTTCGTGCTGATGTTCATCCCCATCGAGAGCGCGCTGATCGCCGCGCTGCAGAGCGACCCGTCACTGGCCGAGTACGCGCTGAAGCGCAACGTGTCGCTGTTGTCACCGGCCAACTTCCTGTCCACGGCGCGCACCGTGGCCTCGGTCTGGCAGATCCACAAGCAGGACACCAACGCAAAGAAGATTGCCGAACGCGGCGGCTACCTGGTCGACAAATTCACCGGCTTCGTCGACAACCTTCAGGGCATCGGCCAGCGCCTCGACCAGGCCCAGGACCTTTACGGCAAGGCCATCCGCCAGCTCTCCGAGGGCCCCGGCAACCTGGTCGCCCAGGCCAGGCTGCTCAGCGACCTGGGCGCCAAGCACTCGAAACAGCTGGATGAGCGCCTGACCGCCCGTGCATTGGAAACCGACCCCGAGGCGGCTCACCTGCACCTGCTGGAGTTGGCCGACGAGAATCCGGAAAGTATCGAAGCACCCCCGGTTGAGGATGACGAGACCGAAGACTGA
- the mazG gene encoding nucleoside triphosphate pyrophosphohydrolase, whose protein sequence is MEELIDIMRRLRDPDGGCPWDIEQDFASIAPYTIEEAYEVADAVQREAWDELRDELGDLLLQVVFHAQMADEAGLFNFADVAQSIGDKLVRRHPHIFADAVVETADDQSEVWEAVKADERAAKGLTSIVDDVPRSLPELLRAKKLQKRAARAGFDWPDAAPVLDKIDEETDELREALNGGNPERIEDEMGDLLFAAVNLARKARVDPGRALRQANAKFEARFRAMETAAGGSDAFAALDLDQQEALWEQVKRGE, encoded by the coding sequence ATGGAAGAACTGATCGACATCATGCGTCGCCTGCGCGACCCGGACGGCGGCTGCCCCTGGGACATCGAGCAGGACTTCGCCAGTATCGCGCCGTACACCATCGAGGAGGCCTACGAGGTGGCCGACGCGGTGCAGCGCGAGGCCTGGGACGAGCTCCGCGACGAGCTGGGCGACCTGCTGCTGCAGGTGGTGTTCCACGCGCAGATGGCCGACGAGGCGGGCCTGTTCAATTTTGCCGACGTGGCGCAGTCCATCGGTGACAAGCTGGTGCGCCGCCATCCGCACATCTTCGCCGACGCCGTGGTCGAGACCGCCGATGACCAGTCCGAGGTCTGGGAAGCGGTAAAGGCCGATGAGCGCGCCGCCAAGGGCCTGACCAGCATCGTCGACGACGTACCACGCAGCCTGCCGGAGTTGTTGCGGGCGAAGAAACTGCAGAAACGCGCCGCCCGGGCCGGCTTCGACTGGCCGGACGCGGCGCCGGTGCTGGACAAGATCGACGAGGAAACCGACGAGCTGCGCGAGGCCCTGAACGGCGGCAACCCGGAACGCATCGAAGATGAAATGGGCGACCTGCTGTTCGCCGCCGTCAACCTGGCGCGCAAGGCCAGGGTCGACCCCGGCCGCGCGCTGCGCCAGGCCAACGCCAAGTTCGAAGCGCGCTTCCGCGCCATGGAAACCGCCGCCGGCGGCAGCGATGCCTTCGCCGCGCTCGACCTGGACCAGCAGGAAGCCCTGTGGGAGCAGGTGAAGCGCGGTGAGTGA